A part of Variovorax sp. HW608 genomic DNA contains:
- a CDS encoding TolC family protein produces MVVLQADQVRATMPVLNAQKRVALYRLAVLTGRAPEDFPRAVQSCEEEPHLTRPIPIGDGASLLRRRPDIRRSEFEQHSATARIGVATADLYPKITLGASIGSVGLNKNFLDPDTLKFSLGPLISLQFPDRSRIQARIRAADAEQQIAFAHFDGTVLNALKETESALETYARGLERRALLEAAREKASRAVQDTQQLFALGRQGFMPVLDATRTLTVVEQSVAAADSKLASDQVNVFLALGGGWEEDTRPR; encoded by the coding sequence GTGGTCGTGCTTCAGGCGGACCAGGTGCGCGCGACGATGCCGGTCCTCAACGCGCAGAAGCGAGTGGCGCTGTACCGGCTGGCGGTGCTGACCGGACGTGCGCCCGAAGATTTCCCGCGCGCCGTCCAGTCCTGCGAAGAGGAGCCGCACCTGACACGGCCCATCCCGATCGGCGATGGCGCCAGCCTTCTGCGTCGCCGGCCGGACATCCGGCGCAGCGAATTCGAACAGCATTCGGCCACCGCCCGCATCGGCGTCGCCACGGCCGACCTCTACCCGAAGATCACGCTGGGCGCATCGATTGGCTCGGTCGGGCTCAACAAGAATTTCCTCGATCCCGACACCTTGAAGTTCTCGCTCGGGCCGCTGATCAGCTTGCAGTTTCCCGACCGGTCCCGCATCCAGGCCCGCATTCGCGCAGCCGACGCCGAACAGCAGATCGCCTTCGCCCACTTCGACGGCACCGTGCTGAATGCGCTGAAGGAAACAGAGAGCGCATTGGAGACCTATGCCCGCGGTCTCGAGCGGCGCGCGCTGCTCGAAGCGGCCCGCGAGAAGGCAAGCCGTGCGGTGCAAGACACGCAACAGCTCTTCGCGCTCGGCAGGCAAGGCTTTATGCCGGTGCTGGATGCGACACGCACGCTCACGGTCGTGGAGCAGTCCGTGGCCGCAGCCGACAGTAAGCTGGCGTCGGATCAGGTGAATGTGTTTCTTGCGCTCGGGGGTGGCTGGGAAGAAGACACGCGCCCTCGTTGA
- a CDS encoding helicase SNF2 has protein sequence MKTSKIIAAAAAAAAAAVALLAAAGAQAETYEGVHPLVSANSRAEVRAGAVDAAHSDNPYDEAVSSRVAPLQTASAPRVTVRNEAVAAAHSANPYAEGFGQGVASVSSGIVDRTAVRSQAYAAAHGQRLPL, from the coding sequence ATGAAGACCTCGAAGATCATTGCCGCCGCCGCCGCCGCCGCCGCCGCCGCCGTCGCGCTCCTGGCTGCCGCCGGTGCGCAAGCCGAAACCTATGAGGGCGTGCACCCGCTCGTGTCGGCCAACAGCCGTGCCGAAGTGCGTGCAGGGGCCGTCGACGCCGCGCACAGCGACAACCCGTATGACGAAGCCGTCTCTTCGCGCGTCGCACCGCTGCAGACCGCATCGGCCCCCCGCGTCACGGTGCGCAACGAGGCAGTCGCCGCCGCGCACAGCGCGAACCCGTATGCGGAAGGCTTCGGACAAGGCGTGGCTTCGGTGTCGTCCGGCATCGTCGATCGCACTGCAGTGCGTTCGCAGGCCTATGCAGCAGCCCACGGCCAGCGGCTTCCGCTGTGA
- a CDS encoding aminotransferase-like domain-containing protein: MAHARYKQLVDRLADDIRSGRLRPGTLLPTHRKLAAREGIALVTATRVYAELQAMGLVSGETGRGTFVKEPLPRGQGTDMHAMSADMVDLSFNYPSLPGQADLLRAALRQLAATGDLEALLRYQPHGGRAHERAIVARHLARQGLPASAETVLLVSGALHGLATTAMGLLEPGDVVAADALTYPGFKLVAETQRLELVPIPSAGQGPDLDALAALCRRRRVRAVYTMPTLHNPLGWVISATRRRDLVAIARRHGLILIEDAAYAFLAERAPPPLAALAPETTVHVSGLSKSVATGLRVGFVCAPDPWIAKLERVIRATTWNTPATMTAIACGWLEDGTAARLEKEKRRDAARRQRLAADVLGGLKTIGHPNSYFLWLPLAPEVRADAIAMALSRERISVSTAEPFSTSAQVPHALRLALGSVDLTRLERSLETVARVVADQTC, encoded by the coding sequence ATGGCCCACGCCCGCTACAAGCAACTGGTCGACCGGCTCGCGGATGACATCCGTTCGGGCCGGCTGCGTCCTGGGACGCTGCTTCCGACGCACCGCAAGCTCGCCGCACGGGAAGGCATCGCACTGGTCACGGCCACGCGCGTCTATGCGGAGTTGCAAGCGATGGGCCTGGTCAGCGGCGAGACCGGCCGCGGCACATTCGTCAAGGAGCCTCTCCCGCGCGGGCAAGGGACCGACATGCATGCCATGAGCGCGGACATGGTGGATCTGAGCTTCAACTATCCGTCTTTGCCGGGCCAGGCCGACCTGCTCAGGGCGGCCCTGCGCCAGCTTGCCGCAACCGGGGATCTTGAGGCCTTGCTGCGATACCAGCCTCACGGCGGTCGCGCGCATGAGCGGGCGATCGTCGCGCGTCACTTGGCCCGCCAGGGTCTCCCGGCCTCTGCCGAAACGGTGCTGCTGGTGAGCGGGGCGCTGCACGGGCTGGCAACGACTGCGATGGGCCTGCTCGAGCCTGGTGATGTGGTCGCTGCAGATGCACTGACCTATCCGGGGTTCAAGCTGGTTGCCGAAACCCAGCGCCTGGAGCTCGTGCCGATTCCGTCCGCGGGCCAGGGCCCCGATCTGGACGCATTGGCGGCCTTGTGCAGGCGGCGGCGGGTGCGCGCCGTCTACACCATGCCGACGCTGCACAACCCGCTCGGCTGGGTCATAAGCGCGACGAGGCGCCGGGACCTCGTCGCCATCGCCAGGCGGCATGGACTGATCCTGATCGAGGATGCGGCCTATGCCTTCCTGGCCGAGCGCGCGCCGCCGCCGTTGGCGGCACTCGCGCCAGAGACGACGGTCCATGTATCCGGCTTGTCGAAGAGCGTCGCGACCGGTCTGCGCGTGGGCTTCGTCTGCGCGCCGGACCCATGGATCGCCAAGCTCGAACGGGTCATCCGCGCGACCACCTGGAACACCCCGGCGACCATGACGGCGATCGCCTGCGGATGGCTGGAGGATGGAACGGCGGCCCGCCTCGAAAAGGAGAAGCGACGCGATGCCGCACGACGCCAGCGCCTCGCTGCGGACGTCCTCGGCGGCCTGAAAACGATCGGCCACCCCAATTCGTACTTCCTCTGGCTCCCGCTGGCGCCCGAGGTCCGCGCAGATGCCATTGCGATGGCATTGAGCCGCGAAAGGATTTCCGTATCGACTGCCGAGCCTTTCTCGACCTCGGCCCAGGTGCCCCACGCCCTTCGATTGGCGCTCGGCTCGGTCGACTTGACGCGGCTCGAGCGGTCCCTGGAGACGGTCGCCCGCGTCGTCGCGGACCAGACCTGCTGA
- the ltrA gene encoding group II intron reverse transcriptase/maturase, with protein sequence MSLGSESHQKPAGSAGRVGRAQGEARCEPARDESRPARDEQTHWGPEDLLGQALAKRNMAAAWKRVKANKGSAGVDGRTVEQTEGYLKRHWPDIRQSLLLGTYRPSPVRRVQIPKLGGEYRELGIPTVVDRLIQQALLQVLQPVIDPTFSEHSFGFRPGRSAHGAVLLAHSYVQQGCTVVVDVDLEKFFDRVNHDILMERLARRIADKAVLWLIRKYLQAGIMDGGLQLERHEGTPQGGPLSPLLANVMLDEVDRELERRGHNFVRYADDCNVYVKSIAAGKRVLAGLRRCYAKLRLSVNEAKTAVALVWKRKFLGYCFWLSKTTGKVHRDVAAAALQRYRQRVSCLTRRQTGRSFDQIAKDLQAFMPGWKAYFRLTQTPSTFRELDSWLRHRLRAIQLKFWCRGTTVFRELRALGASVDLAAQVAAHARRWWYCSANLVNRVLTNAYFDNFGIPRLC encoded by the coding sequence ATGTCGCTCGGAAGTGAATCGCATCAGAAGCCCGCTGGTTCAGCGGGGCGCGTAGGCCGCGCACAGGGTGAAGCCCGGTGTGAGCCCGCACGTGATGAATCGCGACCGGCGCGGGATGAACAAACGCACTGGGGGCCAGAGGACCTGCTTGGGCAGGCGCTGGCGAAGCGCAACATGGCGGCGGCGTGGAAACGCGTCAAAGCCAACAAGGGAAGCGCCGGCGTCGATGGGCGCACGGTAGAGCAGACCGAGGGGTACCTCAAGCGCCACTGGCCTGACATCCGGCAAAGTCTTCTGCTTGGAACGTACCGGCCCAGTCCGGTGCGCCGCGTGCAGATTCCGAAACTGGGCGGTGAGTACAGGGAGTTGGGTATCCCTACGGTTGTTGATCGACTGATCCAGCAGGCCCTGCTGCAAGTGTTGCAACCGGTGATCGACCCTACATTCAGCGAGCACAGCTTCGGGTTCCGGCCCGGGCGCAGCGCGCACGGGGCCGTATTGCTGGCGCACAGCTATGTCCAGCAGGGATGCACGGTAGTGGTGGACGTGGACCTAGAGAAATTCTTCGACCGCGTGAACCACGACATCCTGATGGAGCGACTGGCCCGACGCATCGCCGACAAGGCGGTGCTGTGGCTGATCCGCAAATATCTTCAGGCCGGGATCATGGACGGCGGGCTTCAACTGGAGCGCCACGAGGGCACGCCGCAAGGCGGGCCTCTGTCGCCTCTGCTGGCCAACGTGATGCTCGACGAAGTGGACCGCGAACTCGAACGCAGGGGGCACAACTTCGTGCGCTATGCCGACGACTGCAATGTCTACGTCAAGAGCATCGCGGCGGGTAAGCGGGTGCTGGCAGGACTGCGGCGCTGCTACGCGAAACTGCGCCTGTCGGTCAACGAGGCCAAGACGGCAGTGGCGCTGGTTTGGAAACGCAAGTTTCTGGGCTACTGCTTCTGGCTCTCGAAGACCACAGGCAAAGTCCATAGGGATGTGGCGGCGGCAGCGCTACAGCGCTACCGTCAGCGGGTGAGTTGCCTCACCCGGCGGCAGACCGGCCGCAGCTTTGATCAGATCGCCAAGGACTTGCAGGCATTCATGCCCGGCTGGAAGGCCTACTTCCGGTTGACGCAGACGCCCAGCACGTTCCGCGAACTGGACAGTTGGCTGCGCCATCGGCTCAGAGCGATCCAGTTGAAGTTCTGGTGCCGTGGAACGACCGTATTCCGGGAACTTCGCGCCTTGGGCGCTTCTGTCGATCTGGCCGCGCAAGTGGCTGCCCACGCCCGTCGCTGGTGGTATTGCAGCGCCAACCTCGTCAATCGGGTGCTGACCAACGCGTACTTCGACAACTTCGGCATTCCCCGGCTATGCTGA